The Aspergillus luchuensis IFO 4308 DNA, chromosome 6, nearly complete sequence genome segment TGGTTTGACCAGTCCAACCATAGAGCGCTGGCAATGCTGCAGAATGTGAGGTATCCTAGTGTGCGTGGGCTTCAGTACGGTCGGGTGAGAGGTCGCGAGGCCCATACTATGCATTCTAATGTCAGCATCGGCAACATGTTCTTCGAGGAGTATACGCGACCCCAGCGCTTTCCGAGACCGGATTGGCCTTGTCATGGGTTTACGGCAGCGCAGGTGTGATGATTACAATTTCGTCCTTCTATTTGTTGTGCGGTGATCTCTTTGATGATCTTTGGAATCGTTGCTCCGTAGCCCCGATCTTCGGTTCTGAAGATAGTGCTGATAGACTTGTTATTTGGCAATTTCGTTCGCACGTTACTGCAATTCGTGGTATATCTTTGTCCATCCGTAGCACGACCGTCCCAACTATCAACTCCAACACGAACCATCTATCAGCGCCAAGAACTCATTATCTGACAAGTCCATGAAGAGGATAATCAGGATAGAACAATGCAGCCGTCATGAACAAATACCATAGTCATCCCCAGTCATCAATGACTTCTCCCTGCATATCCGTCAGCTCCAGCCGCCACGCGTTAgtttatagttattatactCGATGATGTTTCAGGTCCCAAATCTCCACTGTCTCAACCTAGCTGGATGGGTCTCGTACCAGGAACCTAAAAAGCGTGCAATAGCCAACGTTCATCCTATGTATATAACCAGACTTCCACCCTACTATCTgcctcctctccactcttcaTAGTACATTCTCAGATAACACACCTTTTTTGCTTTACAAGAAACCACAGGCCGTTATAAAATCGAGGCTCGCCGTCCTCCTAACCATATCATACAGGGAATAATTGGTTGGTAACTATGGACTGGAAATCGACGCCCGAAACCCGGTCAGAATCCCAGTGGCGAGCAATAGCGATCTCGGGTGTCGGAACTCGAGTGGATAGACCCCACTTTTACATATCGGGACTCGATTCGAGTTCCGACATTCTGCCAGTATGATCTGCAGCGTGAACTCGCAACTTTTTCTCAAAAGGGGATCGGATGTGATAATTCTCATTGGCTGTTCGATGATATTCAAGGTGATTGTACCGTACGTACAGGGGCCGGGTCTCGGAGCACATATGATTTATCGATAGGGTTCTAGAAAGGAACGGAAGACGAAAGGAGGGGATTAGTGATTAAGGGGGGATTCTTATATGATTCATTTCAGGGACAGATAGACAGGTGTTTTATCTCTATAAATTGAGTGTGCGATGGACaagattttattttgatattcATATTATCACAGTTCAAGTCTAAAATCTGGTTGAGAACACCGACCATGGAATCCGCAATCTCAGAGAATCTGACCCTCAAATGTGGGCTGCAAATGAAGAACCGTTTGGTGAAGGCTGCCATGGCAGAACATATGTCTGACGGTGATAACCTGCCTACAGAGCTCCATAATCGCGCTTATGCCGAGTGGGGACGCGGTGGATGGGGTATGCTTCTGACAGGTGAGTGCCATGCAATGTCTCCCGTTCGCAGTGAACAAATGCGCTGAACGTTTATGATAGGAAACGTCCAAGTGGATAGAATGTACCTTGGAGATGCGCATGACCTTGCACCAAACCCAGCTATCGAACCAGAGCTGATCCGCAGATGGAGCGAGTGGTCCGCTGCTTGTACGAAACATGGCACGCCGACAGTCATGCAAATCTGTCACCCCGGAAGGCAATCGCCCATGGGTGCGGGCTCGCGGTGTCTCACTGCAAAGAATGTAGCGCCCAGTCCCATACCGCTGAACATTGGTTCGAGAATCGTGGATAGGGTCGCGAGCGCGGTGATTTTCGGGACACCGAGGGAGATGACCCAGAAGGATATCGACCATGTGGTTGAGCAGTTCGTTTATACTAGTCGGTTGGCATCACAGACGGGGTTCCAGGGAGTGGAGTTGCATGCAGCACATGGATACCTTTTGTCTCAGTTTCTGTCGCCTACGGCGAACCTAAGGACGGATAGCTATGGCGGTTCGCCGGCTGGCCGTGTGAAGATTATTGTCGAAATCATTCGTGCGATTCGCAAAACGGTTCCTGCGGATTTCTGCGTGGGGATAAAGCTGAATTCGGTTGACCATCAGTCCGAAAGTGCGTTGAAGGCCTGTGTTGAGCAGCTCAAGCTGATCGTTGAGGCGGGTGTGGACTTTGTTGAAATCAGTGGTGGGTCGTACGAGGATCCCTCGGTAGGATGAACTGTCCCCTTGGTGTGTGGTTGGTTGCACAACTGATAATCGACCAGATGATGAGTTCCTCCACGCCATCTCGACAGCCCGAAAAGTCCGCTCGGACGGTGGCTCGGGAGGCATTCTTCCTGGAGTTCGCCAGCGCTATCCGAGCGCAATTCCCAGGGACTCCATTGATGGTGACGGGCGGTTTCCGTACCCGAGCTGGTATGGAGAAGGCACTGACAGATGGGGACTGCGACATGATTGGAATTGGGCGTCCAGCAGTCCTCAAACCGACTTTACCGAATGACATTCTATTGAACCCAGATGTCCCGAAAGAGAGCGCACGGCTTGTCACGCAACAGATAAAACAGCCTTGGATACTCAAGATGTTGAGCAACAGATCGGTTGGGGCTGGCCTTGAGAGTGTAAGTGAGATGCATGTGATTGGGGTGCCACTCGCTGACATTACTTCCTTTCTCAGAGTTGGTATAGTAGCCAGATAGAGAAACTTGGTCGTGGTATTGTCCACACGATTACGTGAGAATATTGAGGCCTTTATGCCAGGAGGGCCGAATTGTCTAATGATATATGTTGCCGTATTTCTTTTGTGTATCTCTACATGGTCATGAGTTCCGAGTTCAGCGAGAGATGCCACTTAACATAAATCTGCCTCGTTGCGCGACCATGCTAGAGCGAGGAACGGA includes the following:
- a CDS encoding uncharacterized protein (COG:C;~EggNog:ENOG410PN40;~InterPro:IPR001155,IPR013785;~PFAM:PF00724;~go_function: GO:0003824 - catalytic activity [Evidence IEA];~go_function: GO:0010181 - FMN binding [Evidence IEA];~go_function: GO:0016491 - oxidoreductase activity [Evidence IEA];~go_process: GO:0055114 - oxidation-reduction process [Evidence IEA]), encoding MIGNVQVDRMYLGDAHDLAPNPAIEPELIRRWSEWSAACTKHGTPTVMQICHPGRQSPMGAGSRCLTAKNVAPSPIPLNIGSRIVDRVASAVIFGTPREMTQKDIDHVVEQFVYTSRLASQTGFQGVELHAAHGYLLSQFLSPTANLRTDSYGGSPAGRVKIIVEIIRAIRKTVPADFCVGIKLNSVDHQSESALKACVEQLKLIVEAGVDFVEISGGSYEDPSMMSSSTPSRQPEKSARTVAREAFFLEFASAIRAQFPGTPLMVTGGFRTRAGMEKALTDGDCDMIGIGRPAVLKPTLPNDILLNPDVPKESARLVTQQIKQPWILKMLSNRSVGAGLESSWYSSQIEKLGRGIVHTIT